In Chloroflexota bacterium, the genomic window GTTTCCGCGGTGCGCGATGCTGACCGCATCATCGGCCTGATCGAAGCCGAAGAAAAAGGCCCCGCCCGCCTGCTGCTCAACCGCCTGAACCCGCAAATGGTGCGGGAAGGCAACATGCTGAATGCCGACGATGTGCTGGAACTGCTCGCCATCGATCTGCTGGGCGTGGTGCCGGAAGACGAAAGCGTGGTCGTGAGCGCCAACCGCGGCACCCCCGTGGCGCTGGACGAAAAAAGCCGCGCCGGGATGGCCTTCCGCAATGTGGCCCGCCGCCTGCTGGGCGAAGAAGTGCCGCTCATGCCAATGGAAGACGAGGGCGGCCTGCTGCAACGGCTGGGGCGGCTCTTCGGCAAAGGAGACTGACATGGGCTGGCTCGACCGCCTGCGAAGCAACAAAAACAGCGCCAGCCAGGCCAAAGACCGGTTGCAACTGGTATTGGTGCACGACCGCACCGACCTGACGCCCGGTCAACTTGGCGCGCTGAAAGACGAACTCATTGAGGTCATTTCCCGCTACGTGGAAATCGAACCCCAGGCGGTCGAAATCCAACTTTCGCAAAGCGGGCGCGAACAATATCTGGTCGCCAACATCCCCCTCCGCCCTGCGCGGCGCGCCCGTCGTTAACCCTATGCGCCGTTCTTACTGGGAGCACTTTGACTTCATCCTGCTGGGGCTGGTTGCCACGCTGGTGATCTTTGGCGTAGCCGTCATCCGCTCGGCTATTGCAGGCAACGTGGTGCTCGCCGGGCTGGTCAAGCGGCAGATCATCTTTGCCGTCATCGGCTTCGGCGTGCTCTTTGCCACCGCTGCCATTGATTACCATTACTGGGCCACGTTCGGCAAGTACCTGTACGTCGCCACAGCCTTGCTGCTGGCTGCGCTGGGCATCATCGGCAAAGCCGCGTTTGGCTCCGCCCGCTGGATCGACATCGGCATCTTCTTCATCCAGCCTTCGGAAATCGCAAAAATTGTGGTGATTTTGGTGCTGGCATCGTTTTTCGAGCGGCACCGCCACCAGTTGCACGAATTCCGCTGGGTTGCCATCAGCGGCCTGTTGACCGCGGCCATCGTGGTGCCTATTTTGCTGCAGCCCGACCTGAGCACCTCGATCACCATTCTGGTCATCTGGTTCGGGATGTTATGGGCTGCCGGACTGACGTGGAAGCACCTTGCCCTTTTCGCGGCCGCAGGGGCGGTTTCCCCCTTCCTGGCTTGGCCCTTTTTGGCCAATTACCAGAAAGCCCGCATCATCAACTTCCTCTTTCCCGACCCCAACGCCCGCCACGGTGCAATTTACAACGTCCAGCAGGCGCTCATCAGCCTGGGTTCTGGCGGGCTTTTCGGACAAGGCTACGGCCACGGCAGCCAGGTGCAACTGCGCTTCCTCAAAGTGCGCCACACCGACTTCATCTTCTCGGTGATTGGCGAGGAATTTGGCTTTGTCGGCACGGTTTTCGTCATCGTGATGCTGGCGCTGGTGCTGTGGCGCATTTTCCGCATTGCCCGCACCGCCCACGACACCTTCGGTGCCCTGATTGCCTACGGCATCGGCATCATGCTGTTCTTCCACATGGCGGTCAACATCGCGATGAACATCAACCTGATTCCGGTCACCGGCCTGCCGTTGCCCTTCATTACCTACGGCGGGAGTTCCCTGCTTTCCGCCCTGTTGGGCATCGGCCTGGTGGAAAGCGTGGCCATGCGCCGCGAACCGCTTTCCTTCTAACCGACTACCCGACGACGCGACTACCCAACTCTCCTCCCAAAGGTGTTTCTATGACCGCTTCCCAACCCGCCCGTGTTCGCTTTGCGCCCTCGCCCACCGGCTTCCTGCACCTCGGCGGGGCGCGCACCGCCCTGTACGACTTCCTGCTTGCCCGCCAGACCGGCGGCCAGTTTATCCTGCGCATCGAAGATACCGACCGCAAGCGCTACGTGCCCGGCGCAGAAGAGGAATTGATGCACAGCCTGCGCTGGCTGGGGCTGGAATGGGACGAAGGCCCCGACAAAGGCGGCCCTTACGGCCCTTACCGCCAATCGGAGCGCAAGGAAATTTACCAGAAATACGCCCAACAGCTGGTAGACAGCGGCCACGCCTATTACTGCTTCTGCACGCCGCAGCGGCTGGCGCAGATGCGCAAGGAACAGCAGGCCCGGGGCGAGCCGCCTCACTACGACGGCACGTGCCGCCACATTCCCCCTGAAGAAGCCCGCCGTCGGGTGGAAGCCGGTGAGCCGCACGTCATCCGCTTCAAAATGCCCAGGGAAGGCAGTATTACCGTCCACGACCTGCTGCGCGGCGACATCACCGTGGAAAATCGCACCCTGGACGACTACATCCTCGTCAAATCCGACGGCTGGGCGCTCTATCACCTCGCCGCGATGGTGGACGACCACCTGATGGGCATTACCCACGTCATTCGCGGCTCCGAATGGCTGCCCACCTTCCCCCTGCACGCACACATCTACCGCGCCTTCGGCTGGGAAGAGCCGATCTGGGTGCACCTGTCGGTCTTCCTCAAACCCAGCGGCAAGGGCAAAATGAGCAAGCGCGATGCGGAAGTCTTCCGCAAGGGGCACAAATCCATCTTCATCAAAGACCTGGAGGAACTTGGCTACCTGCCCGAAGCGGTCAACAACTGGATTGCCCTCATGGGCTGGAGTTACGACGACCACACTGAGTTCTTCACCATGCAAGATCTGATTGAGAAATTTGACCTGGAGCGCCTGAAACCTTCTCCGGCCGCCGTCAATTTCTCCAAACTGGACCATTTCAACGGCCTGCACATCCGCGCCCTGCCGGAAGCCGACCTGGCCCGCCGTTTGGTGCCTTATTTCCATGCTGCAGGCTACGCCGAAGTCACAGCCGATGACCTGCGTCCCATCGTGCCGCTCATCCAGACCCGCATTACCACGATGGACGAAGCGCCGAAAATTGCAGGCTTTTTCTTCCGCGATGATGTGGAGCCGGTGCCCGAGGAACTGATTGCGAAGAAACTGGACGCCGCGCAATCGCTGGAAGTCGCCCGCCGTGCCCGGGAGGTGCTCGCCGCGGTGCCTGCAGAAGCCTTCACCCCCGAAAACACCGAGCCGCCCATGCGCGCCCTGGTTGAGGAACTCGGCTTGAAGGCCGGGCAGGTGTTTGGCGTGGTGCGCGTCGCGGTCACCGGCCAGCGCGTCAGCCCACCGCTGTTCGAGACGCTGGAAATCGTGGGCAAGGCCAAGACGATCGAGCGCATGGACAAGGCGATCAAGATGCTGGAAGCGTTGGCGCAAAAGGATCAAGAATGAAGAATTAGGAATTAGGGATGAGGTGCGGGAATGCCGAAGCGGCTGCGTGAACTTTACTACATCGCCCACCAGGACAACTTGCCTTCCATTTTTGCAAAAGGCATTTTGTCTCATGCCGGGGTGGAACGGGAAGGCGTGGAGTTCACGCGCGTTTACGATGAAGGCATTGTGGCCTGGCGCAAAAGCAAGAGCACGCCCGCCGGCCGCTCCCTGTGGGAATACGCGAACCTTTACTTTCAGCCGCGCAACCCGATGCTCTACCGCCTGGTGATGGAGGGGCGGCTGGGCGATTTGGCGATTTTGAGCGTGGACAAAAGCGTGTTAGAGCAAGAAGGCGTGTTCATTACCGATGGCAACGCGGCGCGCAACGAAACGCGTATCTTGCCCCGTCGCGAATGGGCAAAATACAGCGAAGAAATCCTGCGGGCGGCGGCGCTCACGTGGTGGAGCGACACCGACGGCTCCAAGCGCAAAATCATGGCCGAGGTGTTAGTGCCCGATACGGTGCCGCCGGAATTCATCAAAGCGGTTTACGTACCCGATAACGATGCCCGCCAGCGGGTGGCATCGCTTTTGCAGAACACGAGCCGCAAGCAAGTGCCCATCATTCCGGAGCCGCAGATGTTCTTCCAGCCGCAGCGTGTCATCCGGCTCACCGCCACCCTGCGGCTGGTGGAAGGCGATATGTTCTTTTCTACGCTGCAAACGCTCACCATTAGCGTCAATACGGTGGGCGTGATGGGCAAAGGGCTGGCTTCGCGGGCCAAATACCAGTTTCCCGATGCTTATGTCCGTTACCAGGATGCCTGCAAGCGCGGCTGGCTTCGCCCCGGCAAGCCCTACCTCTACAAACGCGAAGCCTCGCTTGACCTTGCCCTGGCCGACGAACCGGCCATGCTCACCAACGCTAACCGGCAAACGTGGTTCCTCTTTTTCCCCACCAAACGGCACTGGCGCGAACGCTCTCGGCTGGACGACATTGAAAAAGGCCTGCAATGGATTGAGCAGAACTACCGCAGCGAGGGCATCAAATCGTTAGCCATGCCAGCTCTGGGCTGCGGGCTGGGCGGGTTGGATTGGGCCGTGGTCGGGCCGCTGATGGTGCGCTACCTGAGCCGCCTTGACATGCCTGTAGATATTCACCTTCCGTTAGAAGGCAAAGTGCCGGATGAGCAACTAAAGCGCGAATTTTTGCTGAGAGACGCCGCATGAACGAAAAGCCTGCTTGGAAAGCCGCCGCTGAAGAAGAAATCCGCCTGGGGCTGGAAGAACGGGCGCGCGGCATGGAAGGCCGTGCCCGCGTGCGTGCCCGTCGCGCCGCCGGCCACATCCTCGGCGAATACTTCCGCCGCACCGGCATTCCCGACCCCGGCCCCAACGCCTACGAGCGCCTCAAAGTGCTGCTGGCTCAACCCGATGCCCCCGCCGAAGCCCGCCGCGCCGCTCACTTCCTCACCATGAAAGTCAACCTCGACCTGCAACTCCCCCCCGGCGTTGACCTCTTTACCGAAACCCAGCGCCTCTGTCAGAGCCTGCTGGGTGAATCGCTCGATCTGCTTCCGCAGGTGCCATCATGATTCGGAAATTCTTCCAGGGCGTGCTCTTCATGCTGTTGGTGCTTGTGCTGGCCGCCGTCGGTTACGGCGTGTGGGTTTACCGGCAAACCGGCACCGTGCCCTTCACCCTGCCGGGCCAACCCACGCCAGGGGCTACCCCCACTCCGACCAATACCCCCACCCCTACACCCACGCCCATCATGCGGCCGGTGGTCGTGCTCACCCGCAGCCTGCCC contains:
- a CDS encoding DUF4433 domain-containing protein; protein product: MPKRLRELYYIAHQDNLPSIFAKGILSHAGVEREGVEFTRVYDEGIVAWRKSKSTPAGRSLWEYANLYFQPRNPMLYRLVMEGRLGDLAILSVDKSVLEQEGVFITDGNAARNETRILPRREWAKYSEEILRAAALTWWSDTDGSKRKIMAEVLVPDTVPPEFIKAVYVPDNDARQRVASLLQNTSRKQVPIIPEPQMFFQPQRVIRLTATLRLVEGDMFFSTLQTLTISVNTVGVMGKGLASRAKYQFPDAYVRYQDACKRGWLRPGKPYLYKREASLDLALADEPAMLTNANRQTWFLFFPTKRHWRERSRLDDIEKGLQWIEQNYRSEGIKSLAMPALGCGLGGLDWAVVGPLMVRYLSRLDMPVDIHLPLEGKVPDEQLKREFLLRDAA
- the minE gene encoding cell division topological specificity factor MinE, which codes for MGWLDRLRSNKNSASQAKDRLQLVLVHDRTDLTPGQLGALKDELIEVISRYVEIEPQAVEIQLSQSGREQYLVANIPLRPARRARR
- a CDS encoding glutamate--tRNA ligase encodes the protein MTASQPARVRFAPSPTGFLHLGGARTALYDFLLARQTGGQFILRIEDTDRKRYVPGAEEELMHSLRWLGLEWDEGPDKGGPYGPYRQSERKEIYQKYAQQLVDSGHAYYCFCTPQRLAQMRKEQQARGEPPHYDGTCRHIPPEEARRRVEAGEPHVIRFKMPREGSITVHDLLRGDITVENRTLDDYILVKSDGWALYHLAAMVDDHLMGITHVIRGSEWLPTFPLHAHIYRAFGWEEPIWVHLSVFLKPSGKGKMSKRDAEVFRKGHKSIFIKDLEELGYLPEAVNNWIALMGWSYDDHTEFFTMQDLIEKFDLERLKPSPAAVNFSKLDHFNGLHIRALPEADLARRLVPYFHAAGYAEVTADDLRPIVPLIQTRITTMDEAPKIAGFFFRDDVEPVPEELIAKKLDAAQSLEVARRAREVLAAVPAEAFTPENTEPPMRALVEELGLKAGQVFGVVRVAVTGQRVSPPLFETLEIVGKAKTIERMDKAIKMLEALAQKDQE
- a CDS encoding rod shape-determining protein RodA translates to MRRSYWEHFDFILLGLVATLVIFGVAVIRSAIAGNVVLAGLVKRQIIFAVIGFGVLFATAAIDYHYWATFGKYLYVATALLLAALGIIGKAAFGSARWIDIGIFFIQPSEIAKIVVILVLASFFERHRHQLHEFRWVAISGLLTAAIVVPILLQPDLSTSITILVIWFGMLWAAGLTWKHLALFAAAGAVSPFLAWPFLANYQKARIINFLFPDPNARHGAIYNVQQALISLGSGGLFGQGYGHGSQVQLRFLKVRHTDFIFSVIGEEFGFVGTVFVIVMLALVLWRIFRIARTAHDTFGALIAYGIGIMLFFHMAVNIAMNINLIPVTGLPLPFITYGGSSLLSALLGIGLVESVAMRREPLSF